The Ascaphus truei isolate aAscTru1 unplaced genomic scaffold, aAscTru1.hap1 HAP1_SCAFFOLD_2783, whole genome shotgun sequence genome contains a region encoding:
- the LOC142481538 gene encoding histone H2B 1.1-like, with translation MPEPAKSAPAAKKGSKKAVTKTQKKDGKKRRKSRKESYAIYVYKVLKQVHPDTGISSKAMGIMNSFVNDIFERIAGESSRLAHYNKRSTITSREIQTAVRLLLPGELAKHAVSEGTKAVTKYTSAK, from the coding sequence ATGCCTGAACCAGCCAAGTCTGCGCCAGCGGCCAAGAAGGGCTCTAAGAAAGCCGTGACCAAGACCCagaagaaggatgggaagaaGCGTAGGAAGAGCAGGAAGGAAAGTTACGCGATCTACGTGTACAAAGTGCTGAAGCAGGTTCACCCTGACACCGGCATCTCCTCCAAGGCCATGGGCATCatgaactcctttgtgaatgaTATCTTCGAGCGCATCGCAGGGGAATCGTCCCGTCTGGCTCATTACAACAAGCGCTCGACCATCACTTCCCGGGAGATCCAGACCGCTGTGCGCCTGCTGCTGCCGGGAGAGCTGGCCAAGCACGCCGTGTCCGAGGGCACCAAGGCGGTCACCAAGTATACCAGCGCCAAGTAA